The Brassica oleracea var. oleracea cultivar TO1000 chromosome C6, BOL, whole genome shotgun sequence genome includes a region encoding these proteins:
- the LOC106300056 gene encoding mediator of RNA polymerase II transcription subunit 13 isoform X1 translates to MWTNVFRIGGLHHVSWFQFLPSEAELNPTSDTRDFSSRAEQNDVATYLVLSSHLRLQKEGFLTTWTNSFVGPWDPSQGLYNPDEKIKLWLFLPGRHSSITDKAQAAVSKLRVVASGIWVAPGDSEEISVAFSQSLRNCIERALSGLSYMRFGDVFSKVSPQNEEYLRRGRLTVEFIFAATEEAVFVHVIVSAKNVRTLSSGDAERLSRSSLKNSSYRLPVIVSPHGMRGSLTGFCLNDLVKQVYFSSGNLRSSSGYIGLPPHVDIASRLINGDHCYVEVTLGCCQNINDNTSQTNSTFAVNVPQTSVGSKDHRKGHPDILSKCEKRFIYPAEAVLVPILQSAFAKFSLKRFWLQNWIGPSLAGSSLFMHWAGDFDFFGASGNKSDGFYEKNGYNSSGSSGNSSISSTSSASSGSGWRMTSRTGDLDADADSLTCKDDHPKLGSKRPRTGMAESFGQVGTANDQFGWDWDDDDDDDRGVGMDIQALLSEFGDFGDFFENDALPFGEPPGTAESHSLILPSDSADVGSSPMDMMDVSDQIVLPVGFSSFESFNPAPPIIDEGLIKSQEVINNSVTSASAPSNQMSSSSNSEFDHLMKAEAMMTFAPEYGAVEAPMSELSSTSFKSPYLPKSHKVESSNSRTSNYVYGPTPPATDSNGAADKILLGSKAYIGNNDGRTLYTKVEGRKDQYDKLPTLISDNNSKKKGVFQLKYSNYNAASAVKTVQGKKTDGISAVVSTLLSSKTLLATDVGSVMFQAFMYRMRHKAISSKHSSPVSLSGLSGNFFLNQVPNGPSSLTDNVSARNEIYKKEVPTRIAGDFDGGMLDSHMSAPVGVWRTVSVPKTAKPASSPNIEAGSSLPHSSFSENSLLSYGQKQPLQELLDGIALLVQQATSFVDLALDSDCGDGPYGWLALEELWRRELSCGPSAGHAGCGGTLASCHSLDIAGVKLVDPLSAEVFPSSVITLLQSDIKTALKSAFGQSDGPLYVTDWCKGRNQSMDGVSISEGSTAESVLSEVSNAIDGGKGEESAQSQDIYSSELLRPTLFVLPSPSILVGYQDDWLKVSTNSLPHWEKAPFEPYALPKNMNYTVVCPDIDPLTSAAVDFFQQLGTVYETCRLGTHLPTILGNQMETDAGRLSSSGFVLLDCPQSMKIESNNTSLLGSLSDYFLSLSNGWNVNSYLKSLSKALKGLKLGSGLYTNQKEGSASPCMVVYIVCPFPDPSAVLRTVVESSIALGSGIQPDRDRRSLLNSQVARAFGSSAAVDEASISHIPVLSGFSVPKLVLQVVSVDSIFRITSPSFNELVILKDTAFSVYNKARRISRGMPNDAFLSSSSLSSRSSSALASVNSISGIWKDCVSSRMTGSTHPRDGDIDGSIRTSSWDSSWQITRSGGLSCDSNRNGDFYINDAIFYLFEPLFILSEPGSVDRGVSPTFGGLGSESSKPIPEDGGRGSGLGVNSMEGTSSHGDASQVEGKAVPSLHCCYGWTEDWRWLVSIWTDARGELLDTHIFPFGGISSRQDTKGLQCLFVQVLQQGCQILQACSSPENGSFKPRDFVITRIGSFFELEYLEWQKAIYTAGGPEIKKWPIQLRRSAPSGVATNSNGPSLQQHDLSLIQERASSTSTLYGAHSKPSTFVKGGMGHSGGRKQTMGGQTISGTPRGLFQWVHSISFASISLDHSLHFVLPAELVSPGGGQSSTGMSSANYIEGFTPVKSLGSTAFAYMMIPSPNMRFLHPSPLQLPTCLTAESPPLAHLLHSKGCAIPLSTGFVVSKAVPSMRKDSRINVKEEWPSVLSVSLIDYYGGYDNAHDKVLQGIMKQGGGRTKETRDFEVESHLILESIAAELHALSWMTVSPAYLDRRTALPSHCDVVLRLSRLLHFADKERSRLPDKSGV, encoded by the exons ATGTGGACCAATGTCTTCAGAATT GGGGGTCTTCATCACGTTTCTTGGTTTCAGTTTCTTCCTAGTGAAGCTGAGCTCAATCCCACCTCTGATACAAG AGATTTCAGTTCAAGAGCTGAGCAGAATGATGTTGCTACATATCTTGTACTTTCATCTCATCTGCGCTTGCAGAAGGAAGGCTTTCTTACCACATGGACCAATTCTTTCGTTGGACCTTGGGATCCATCTCAAGGCTTATACAACCCTG ACGAAAAGATCAAGCTTTGGCTTTTTCTTCCTGGACGTCATTCATCAATCACTGATAAAGCTCAGGCTGCTGTCTCAAAGCTTAGAG TTGTTGCGTCAGGAATCTGGGTAGCACCTGGGGACTCTGAGGAGATATCAGTTGCCTTTTCACAGTCTTTGCGTAATTGCATTGAAAG AGCGTTAAGTGGACTTTCCTACATGAGATTCGGAGACGTGTTTTCAAAAGTCAGCCCTCAAAATGAAGAATATTTGAG GAGGGGTCGTCTTACTGTTGAATTCATATTTGCTGCTACCGAAGAGGCAGTTTTTGTCCATGTCATTGTTTCTGCCAA GAATGTCCGGACACTTTCAAGTGGCGATGCTGAGAGGCTGTCAAGGAGTTCTTTAAAAAACTCCAGTTATAGGCTTCCAG TGATTGTTTCTCCTCATGGAATGCGGGGTAGCCTCACTGGATTCTGTCTCAATGACCTTGTCAAGCAAGTCTACTTCAG TTCTGGAAACTTAAGGTCTTCAAGTGGATATATTGGTCTCCCTCCTCATGTTGATATTGCGTCCCGTCTGATAAATGGCGATCACTGTTACGTGGAAGTTACACTTGGTTGCTGCCAAAATATAAATGACAACACAAGTCAAACTAATTCAACCTTTGCGGTCAATGTTCCCCAAACATCAGTTGGGAGTAAAGATCACCGGAAAGGACACCCAGATATATTATCGAAGTGTGAAAAAAGGTTCATATATCCAGCTGAGGCAGTGCTTGTGCCAATCTTACAGTCGGCATTTGCTAAATTTTCTTTGAAAAG ATTTTGGCTTCAAAACTGGATAGGACCATCACTGGCAGGCTCGTCGTTATTTATGCACTG GGCTGGTGATTTTGACTTCTTTGGAGCGTCTGGAAATAAGAGTGATGGGTTCTATGAAAAAAATGGCTATAATAGCAGTGGCAGTAGCGGTAATAGCAGCATTAGTTCAACAAGTAGTGCTTCTAGCGGGAGTGGTTGGAGAATGACTTCAAGAACTGGTGACCTTGATGCGGATGCAGATTCTTTGACTTGTAAAGATGATCACCCAAAATTG GGTTCCAAGCGGCCGCGAACAGGGATGGCAGAGTCATTCGGTCAAGTAG GCACTGCAAATGATCAATTTGGTTGGGATTGGGATGATGACGATGATGATGATAGAGGAGTTGGCATGGATATCCAAGCACTTCTTTCAGAGTTTGGGGACTTTGGTGACTTCTTTGAGAATGATGCGTTACCTTTTGGGGAG CCGCCGGGAACAGCAGAGTCGCATTCCCTCATACTTCCTTCAGATTCTGCTGATGTAGGTTCGAGTCCAATGGATATGATGGATGTATCAGACCAGATTGTGTTGCCCGTTGGATTTTCGTCTTTTGAGAGCTTTAATCCTGCTCCCCCTATCATTGATGAAGGCCTTATCAAAAGTCAAGAAGTCATCAACAACAGTGTCACTTCAGCTTCAGCTCCTTCAAATCAAATGTCAAGCTCTTCTAACAGTGAGTTCGATCATTTGATGAAAGCAGAAGCTATGATGACATTTGCTCCTGAGTATGGAGCTGTTGAAGCACCTATGAGCGAGCTTTCGTCGACGTCTTTCAAAAGCCCATATCTTCCCAAGTCTCATAAAGTGGAGAGTTCAAATTCAAGAACGAGTAACTATGTTTATGGACCCACACCACCTGCCACTGATTCTAATGGAGCAGCCGATAAGATTTTGCTTGGATCAAAAGCATACATTGGTAACAATGATGGCAGAACTTTGTACACTAAGGTAGAGGGCAGAAAGGACCAATATGATAAGCTACCTACTTTAATCAGTGACAACAATAGTAAAAAGAAGGGTGTGTTTCAGTTAAAATATTCAAACTACAATGCTGCTAGTGCTGTTAAGACTGTACAGGGGAAAAAGACTGACGGTATATCTGCTGTTGTTAGTACTTTGTTATCTTCAAAGACCTTGCTGGCAACAGACGTGGGAAGCGTTATGTTCCAAGCCTTCATGTATAGGATGCGGCACAAAGCCATTTCTTCGAAGCACAGTTCACCTGTTAGTCTGAGTGGGCTGAGTGGAAACTTCTTCTTGAACCAGGTGCCAAATGGGCCTAGTAGTCTGACAGACAACGTATCTGCAAGGAACGAGATATATAAGAAAGAAGTACCTACTAGAATAGCTGGAGATTTCGATGGAGGAATGTTAGACAGCCACATGAGTGCACCAGTTGGCGTGTGGCGGACTGTTTCAGTCCCAAAAACAGCTAAACCTGCTAGTTCGCCAAACATTGAGGCAGGCTCATCCTTGCCCCACAGTTCGTTTAGCGAAAACAGCTTGCTTTCTTATGGCCAAAAGCAGCCGTTGCAGGAGCTTCTAGATGGAATAGCACTACTTGTACAGCAAGCTACTTCTTTCGTTGATTTAGCTCTGGATTCAGATTGTGGGGATGGACCTTATGGCTGGCTTGCACTGGAAGAATTGTGGAGACGGGAACTGTCGTGTGGACCCTCTGCTGGCCATGCAGGCTGTGGGGGAACTTTGGCTTCCTGCCATTCTCTGGACATTGCTGGTGTCAAGCTAGTTGACCCACTCTCTGCTGAG GTTTTTCCTTCCTCTGTCATTACACTACTGCAATCTGACATCAAGACAGCTCTGAAATCCGCATTTGGTCAGTCAGACGGGCCATTATATGTCACAGATTGGTGCAAGGGCCGAAATCAATCAATGGATGGAGTATCTATTTCCGAGGGATCTACTGCTGAGTCAGTCCTGAGTGAAG TGTCAAATGCGATAGATGGTGGGAAAGGAGAGGAGTCTGCTCAGAGCCAAGATATATACAGTTCAGAGTTACTCCGACCTACACTTTTTGTTCTTCCATCACCCTCTATACTTGTCGG GTACCAAGATGACTGGCTTAAGGTTTCAACCAACTCCTTGCCACATTGGGAAAAGGCCCCTTTCGAGCCATATGCTCTGCCGAAAAAT ATGAACTATACTGTTGTATGTCCAGATATAGATCCTTTAACCAGTGCTGCTGTTGATTTCTTCCAACAACTTGGAACTG TTTATGAAACGTGCAGACTGGGAACCCATTTGCCAACGATCCTGGGAAATCAAATGGAAACTGACGCTGGAAGATTATCCTCATCAGGATTTGTTCTGCTTGATTGCCCTCAGTCGATGAAGATTGAAAGCAATAACACGTCGCTTCTGGGATCTCTCAGTGATTATTTTCTGTCCTTGTCGAATGGGTGGAATGTAAATAGCTACCTGAAGTCTTTATCAAAAGCGCTGAAAGGTCTTAAGCTTGGGTCTGGGCTTTACACAAACCAGAAAGAAGGGTCAGCTAGTCCATGCATG GTAGTGTACATAGTGTGTCCATTTCCAGACCCTTCGGCAGTTTTAAGGACAGTCGTTGAATCGTCTATAGCACTTGGATCAGGGATACAGCCAGACAGAGACCGGAGATCTTTACTTAATAGTCAGGTTGCAAGGGCCTTTGGTAGTTCTGCTGCTGTAGACGAAGCATCAATATCTCACATTCCAGTGCTTTCGGGGTTTAGCGTCCCTAAACTAGTTCTACAAGTTGTGTCTGTTGATTCTATTTTCCGGATAACAAGTCCAAGCTTTAATGAGCTTGTCATCCTCAAGGATACTGCCTTTTCTGTCTACAATAAAGCTCGGAGAATTTCAAGAGGAATGCCTAATGATGCATTTCTCTCATCATCATCATTATCTAGCAGATCCTCTTCAGCCTTGGCATCAGTGAATTCTATCTCAGGAATCTGGAAAGACTGCGTCAGTTCTCGAATGACAGGTTCTACACATCCAAGAGATGGTGATATTGATGGTAGCATTAGAACGAGTAGTTGGGATAGTAGCTGGCAAATAACAAGATCTGGAGGATTAAGCTGCGACTCAAACAGAAACGGAGATTTTTACATTAATGATGCAATTTTCTATCTATTTGAACCGCTTTTCATCCTTTCCGAGCCTGGTTCTGTGGATCGTGGAGTTTCACCTACTTTCGGCGGCTTAGGGTCTGAGTCTTCAAAGCCAATACCTGAGGATGGTGGCAGAGGTTCAGGACTTGGCGTCAATTCAATGGAAGGTACAAGCTCCCACGGGGATGCATCACAGGTTGAAGGGAAGGCTGTTCCAAGCTTACATTGCTGCTACGGTTGGACAGAGGACTGGAGATGGCTTGTAAGCATCTGGACGGACGCCAGGGGTGAATTGCTTGACACACATATATTCCCCTTTGGTGGGATTAGCAGTAGACAGGATACGAAAGGGCTGCAGTGTCTTTTTGTTCAAGTTCTGCAGCAGGGATGTCAGATACTACAGGCATGTTCCTCCCCTGAAAATGGATCTTTCAAACCCAGGGATTTTGTCATTACGCGCATTGGGAGTTTCTTTGAGCTTGAGTACCTTG AGTGGCAAAAGGCAATTTACACAGCTGGAGGTCCTGAGATTAAGAAGTGGCCTATTCAACTTCGACGTTCTGCACCTTCTGGCGTAGCCACCAATAGCAACGGACCTTCCTTGCAACAGCATGATCTGAGTTTGATTCAAGAGAGAGCCTCGTCAACTAGCACACTCTACGGTGCTCACTCAAAACCATCCACCTTTGTGAAAGGCGGTATGGGGCACTCTGGTGGAAGAAAGCAAACAATGGGTGGACAAACCATTTCTGGTACTCCAAGGGGGTTGTTTCAGTGGGTTCACAGCATCAGTTTTGCTTCTATTTCACTTGATCATTCTCTGCATTTTGTTCTTCCGGCTGAGTTGGTATCTCCTG GAGGTGGACAGAGCAGTACTGGTATGAGTTCAGCAAATTACATTGAAGGTTTCACTCCAGTCAAGTCTCTTGGGTCAACGGCTTTTGCTTACATGATGATACCATCACCCAACATGCGCTTTCTTCACCCAAGTCCTCTTCAGCTTCCTACATGTTTAACTGCGGAATCACCTCCACTTGCTCACCTCCTTCACAGCAAAGGCTGTGCAATCCCCTTGTCTACCGGATTTGTTGTTTCAAAAGCTGTGCCTTCCATGAGAAAAGACTCGAGAATAAACGTGAAAGAAGAATGGCCATCAGTTCTCTCTGTAAGTCTCATAGACTATTATGGTGGTTATGACAACGCTCATGACAAAGTTCTTCAAGGAATCATGAAGCAAGGCGGTGGACGGACCAAAGAAACTAGAGATTTTGAGGTTGAAAGCCATCTAATCCTTGAGTCAATTGCAGCAGAACTCCATGCTCTATCGTGGATGACTGTTAGTCCAGCATATCTGGATAGGCGGACTGCATTGCCGTCTCACTGTGATGTGGTTCTCAGACTGAGTCGTCTACTTCATTTTGCGGATAAAGAACGCTCCAGGCTACCAGATAAGTCAGGAGTTTGA